The DNA segment GCGGCGTCGTCTCCGAGGAGGCCCAGCAGGCCGCCGCCGGCTCCACGATCACTCCCAAGCAGCTCAAGGAGTGGATCGACGACGGCGAGAACATCGAGATCATCGACGTCCGCGAGCCGAACGAGTACGAGATCGTCTCCATCCCCGGCGCCAAGCTCATCCCCAAGAACGACTTCCTCATGGGCACCGCCCTGGAGTCCCTCCCGCACGACAAGCGCATCGTCCTGCACTGCAAGACGGGCGTCCGCAGCGCGGAGGTCCTCGCGGTCCTGAAGTCCGCGGGCTTCGCCGACGCGGTCCACGTGGGCGGCGGCGTCATCGGCTGGGTCAACCAGATCGAACCGAACAAGCCGGTGTACTGAGCCCTCCGGCCTTGAGGCCCACGGCCCCGGAACCACTCGGGGCCGTGGGCCTTCGCCGTGTGTTGACCTTCGAGTTGGTCGAAGGCCAGTGATGGCGCGGTGCCGAAATCCGAACTCATGCCGATCGGGGGCTTCGCCGAGCGCAGCGGGCTGACGCCCAGCGCCCTGCGCTTCCACGCCGACTCCGGGCTGCCTCGCCCACTATCTGGCCGACCTCCACGACGACCCCGCCCAGGCCCTGACCTGGGACATCCGGGCCCTGGACGCGGCCGACGCCCTCACCGAGCAGCGCGTCCAGGAGCACCACACGGACCTGCACGTCGCGGGCTTCCACCCCTCCCTCCACCTCAACCTCGCCGACAACTACCGACGCCTCGGCTCCTTCCAAGCGGCCACGGAGCACATCGACGCGGCCCGCGCACACGCCCCGAACCTCCCCGCCACTCCGTACGGCGCCCTCATCCGCGGAGCCGTCCAGGGCGTCGCCGACGCCATCACGGCCCGGGACCGCACCCGGCGGCCCTCGGCATGAGCGGCCGGACGCGGGGCCGGGCCGGGGCCCGCTGGGCAGGCGTCCGTTTGCGTCCGACCGGGGATGGGCAGCCCTGGACCCGGACTGTCGGGGGATGGGGGGCTTCGCGGTGGACGGTGAGGGTGCGTCGGTTGTCATTTCGGTGGCCGCTGTGGTCATCAGTGTGCTGTCGCTCTATGTGGCCCGGCTGAAGGACCGCAGGGACGCGCTGCTCAAGCTGCACGAGTCGCTGATCACTCCGGAACTGCAGCACGGCAGGCGGGCGGTGTTCCTGATGCAGGAGCGGGGGGTGGGGGTGGAGGAGCTGAGCGGGGAGGAGTACGCCGTCATCAACCGGGCGCTCGCGGCCTTCGACGTCGTCGGCCTCTACTGCCACAAGGGGTACGTGAACGAGAAGGACGTCCTCGAACTGTGGGCGGTGCCGCTGGTCCGGCTGAAGTACGCCGGCGCGGTGTTCCTGGCGTACCGGGACGGGCAGACGGCGGGGCTCCCCATCTGGCCGCGCTTCCGGAGCCTGGCCGATCGCGCGGAGGCGTATCTGCGGGCGCGCGGTGTCGACGTCGCCCCGCTGACCGGGCCCGTGCCGGGTGTGCCGGAGAGCCGTACCGAGCCGTCGTAGGCGGTCGTCAGCCGCAGACGGTGTTCGGCTCCGGGGTCTTGCCGGTCAGGAGGTAGTCGTTGACCGCCTTCTGGACGCACTTGTTCTTGCTGTCGTACGCGCCGTGTCCCTGGCCCTTGTAGGTGAGTTCGACGGCGACGCCCTTGCCGAGGGCGTCGACCATGGCGCGGGCGCCCTCGTAGGGGGTCGCGGGGTCGCCGGTGTTGCCGACGACGAGGATGGGGGCGGCGCCGGGGGCGTGCACGTCGGGGTGGTCGGCGGCGCCGGGGACGGCCCAGTCGGTGCAGCCGGCCATGCCCCAGGCGAGGTAGTCGCCGAAGACGGGGGAGGCCCCCCGGAAGTCGGGCAGCTTGGACTGGATGTAGGCCGCGGAGTAACGGGGCTTCTCGTCCGAGCAGTTGATGGCGAGGTTGGCCGGGGTGATGTTGCTGTAGTCGCCGTTCTCCGACCGCCCGTTCATCGAGTCGGACAGCAGCATCAGCACCCTGCCGTCCCCGTCGTACGCCTGCTCCAGACCCTCGGTGAGGTACTCCCAGAAGTCCTTGGAGTACAGCGACTGCGCGATGCCGTTGGTCGCCGCGGTCTGGGTCAACTGGCGGGGATAGATACCGGGGATGGGCTTCTTCTCCAGGTCCTTCAGCAGCTTGGCGATACGGTTCTTCACGTCGTCCGGGGTGTCCCCGACCGGGCAGTCCTCGACCTTGGACGTGCAGTCCTCGGCGAAGTTGTCCAGCGCGAGCTGGAACCCGCGCGCCTGGCTGAGGGCGCCCTCCTCCGGCGTCTGGGTGGGGTCCACCACCGCGTCGAACACGGCCCGCCCCACGTGCTTGGGGAACAAGTGCGCGTACACACCGCCGAGTTCGGTCCCGTACGAGATGCCGAAGTAGTGCAGCTTGGAGTCGCCCAGCACCTGCCGCATCAGGTCCATGTCGCGGGCCGCGTCCGTGGTACGCACATGGGGCAGGATCTTCGGGGACCGCTGCTCGCACGCGTTGTTGAACTTCTCGGTGCGGGCGATGAGTTGCTTCTGCTCGGCGGTGTTCTCCGGCGTCGCGTCCTGCTGGAAGAACGTGTCCAGCTGGGAGTCGCTCTCGCACAGCACCGGCGCGCTGCGCCCGACCCCGCGCGGGTCGAAGCTGACCAGGTCGTACCGGGTGCGCAGGGCCGCGTAGTCCTCGGCGAACGCGGGCAGCGTGGTGACACCGCTGCCGCCGGGCCCGCCGAAGTTGAACACCAGCGAGCCGATCCGGTCCTTCGCCGGGCCGTCCGCCTTGGCGCGGATCAGCGCGATGCCGATGGTGTCGCCCTTGGGCTTGGCCCAGTCCAGGGGCGCCAGCATGGTGGAGCACTGCCACTTCGCGCCGCCGGGCAGCGGCGACGGTGCCGGGCCGCCGCCCTCCGGCGCGGAGGGGGCGGGGCAGTCCTTCCACTGAAGCTTCTGCTTCGTCAGATCCCCGTGCCCCGAACCGCCGCAGCCGGCCAGCAGGGCGGCCATCAGCACGGCACTGGTCGTCAGGGCGGCGGCGCGCGGCCGGGAAGGGTTCGGCATACAGCCATCCTCACGGCGCGCCCGCCACTCCGCGCGGGGCACGGGCCGTAAGGAGTAAGGGGGCACCGGCCCCGGAGGGGCGGACCGGCGTGCCCTACAGGGCTCCCTTGCGGGTCAGGTGGTTGAACGCCAGCCACCCCGGCAGCACCGGCAGCCACAGCGTCAGCAACCGGAACAGCAGCACCGCCGGAGCCGCCACCTCCTTGGGCAGCCCGACCGCGATCAGACCCACGGTCAGCGTCGCCTCCACCGCCCCGACCCCGCCCGGCGTCGGCGCGGCCGAGCCGAGCGCGTTGCCCGCGAGGAAGACCACCGCGACGCTGGCGATGCTGAGGTGCACCGACTCGTCGCCGAACGCCCGGATCGACGCGTCCAGGCACATCACGAAGCACCCGGTGAGCAGCAGCATGCCGCCGATTCCGGTGACCAGCTTCTGCGGCCGCTGGAGCACGTCCAGCATGCGCGGCACCACCCCGGCGAACAGCGACCGTACGCGCGTGACGACGAACTTCCGCAGC comes from the Streptomyces seoulensis genome and includes:
- a CDS encoding alpha/beta hydrolase codes for the protein MPNPSRPRAAALTTSAVLMAALLAGCGGSGHGDLTKQKLQWKDCPAPSAPEGGGPAPSPLPGGAKWQCSTMLAPLDWAKPKGDTIGIALIRAKADGPAKDRIGSLVFNFGGPGGSGVTTLPAFAEDYAALRTRYDLVSFDPRGVGRSAPVLCESDSQLDTFFQQDATPENTAEQKQLIARTEKFNNACEQRSPKILPHVRTTDAARDMDLMRQVLGDSKLHYFGISYGTELGGVYAHLFPKHVGRAVFDAVVDPTQTPEEGALSQARGFQLALDNFAEDCTSKVEDCPVGDTPDDVKNRIAKLLKDLEKKPIPGIYPRQLTQTAATNGIAQSLYSKDFWEYLTEGLEQAYDGDGRVLMLLSDSMNGRSENGDYSNITPANLAINCSDEKPRYSAAYIQSKLPDFRGASPVFGDYLAWGMAGCTDWAVPGAADHPDVHAPGAAPILVVGNTGDPATPYEGARAMVDALGKGVAVELTYKGQGHGAYDSKNKCVQKAVNDYLLTGKTPEPNTVCG